CGGTGTTTCAGAAATACTCTGTAATCTATGACCATTCCCACATCGTCGTGTAGGACTGAGCGCAGGGACGCGGAGCGTCCCAGGCGGCGTTCCCACGCAGAGCGTGGGAACAATCTCTTAGCGACCGCGCTTCCACAGGTACCCACCCACCAACGTCCCCATTACGCACAGCACAGCGACGTAGTAAGCAGGGCCCATCGGGCTTTCCTTCATCAGCAGCGACACCGCCAGCGGCGTCAAACCACCAAACACGGCATAGGCGACGTTATACGAGAACGACAACCCGCTGAAACGCACCACCGGCGGGAAAGCCTTCACCATCACGTACGGCACCACACCGATCACACCCACAAACAGACCAGTCAGGGTGTACAGCGGAAAGAGCCAGTTCGGGTGATCAAGCAGGCTGTGATACAGCGTCCACGACGTCGCCAACAGCAGCAAGCAACCGATGACCAACACGCGGCCTGCGCCAAAACGGTCGGCCAAGGCGCCGGAGGCGATGCAGCCCAGGCTCAGCGTGACAATCGCCAGGCTGTTGGCCTGCAGCGCCACGGTCGGGCTGAAGTGGTAGACGGTTTGCAGCACGGTCGGGGTCATCAGGATGACCACCACTACACCGGCCGACAGCAGCCAAGTCAGCAGCATCGACAGCACGATGGCGCCACGGTGGTCGCGCAATACCGCGCGCAATGGCAGCTCGGCGGCCAAGGTTTTGCGCTGCTGCATTTCGGCGAAGATCGGCGTTTCATGCAGCCAGCGGCGCAGGTACACCGAGAGCAGACCGAACACGCCGCCCAGCAGGAACGGGATTCGCCAGGCGTAATCCGACACCTGCTCCGGGCTGTAAAGGGTGTTGATGGCGGTGGCCACCAGCGAGCCGAGCAGGATGCCGGCGGTGAGGCCGCTGGTCAGGGTGCCGCAGGCGTAG
The sequence above is a segment of the Pseudomonas sp. R76 genome. Coding sequences within it:
- a CDS encoding MFS transporter, producing the protein MSSVPASSAQPSRPLTRNDYKTLSLSALGGALEFYDFIIFVFFATVVGKLFFPVDMPEWLRMMQTFGIFAAGYLARPLGGIIMAHFGDLLGRKKMFTLSIFMMAVPTLIMGLLPTYAQIGLWAPLLLLLMRVIQGAAIGGEVPGAWVFVSEHVPPRHIGYACGTLTSGLTAGILLGSLVATAINTLYSPEQVSDYAWRIPFLLGGVFGLLSVYLRRWLHETPIFAEMQQRKTLAAELPLRAVLRDHRGAIVLSMLLTWLLSAGVVVVILMTPTVLQTVYHFSPTVALQANSLAIVTLSLGCIASGALADRFGAGRVLVIGCLLLLATSWTLYHSLLDHPNWLFPLYTLTGLFVGVIGVVPYVMVKAFPPVVRFSGLSFSYNVAYAVFGGLTPLAVSLLMKESPMGPAYYVAVLCVMGTLVGGYLWKRGR